One Sodalis praecaptivus DNA segment encodes these proteins:
- a CDS encoding ABC transporter substrate-binding protein, with translation MSNRWLSKGAALAVAAAMWMGWLCAPAFAAPAPVKVTFVQEWPVADGFWIPWTLGIGKGFYRDEGIDLNVVAPPTVADTMKFLGTGRADVAFTTVMDIIFAKEQGAPVISIGRYGTGNNWGIFTPEGQSVTLAQLKGKRIGIYNDAWTKAQLSLMLKSAGMTLDDIQMVAAADDTVPLLLQKRVDATTGITNAEGTEIAVAGKQTPEFMPATRHGVPDTPIFMFAGNQRWLEKNPQLAKAFMRATARSLRYAIEHPDEATAAFAAKYSKSYDENFVKRQWRDTMQVLGAPGDDQLKQNDKAWRDVLDAATSLGIVKSVLPVEEYYTNAYLAQGQ, from the coding sequence ATGTCGAACCGTTGGCTGTCGAAAGGCGCGGCGCTTGCCGTCGCCGCGGCAATGTGGATGGGATGGCTTTGCGCGCCGGCGTTTGCCGCCCCGGCGCCGGTAAAAGTCACCTTTGTACAGGAATGGCCGGTGGCGGATGGTTTTTGGATCCCCTGGACATTGGGGATCGGTAAGGGGTTCTACCGCGACGAGGGCATCGATCTGAACGTGGTGGCGCCGCCGACCGTGGCCGATACCATGAAATTCCTCGGCACCGGCCGGGCGGATGTGGCGTTTACCACCGTCATGGACATCATCTTTGCGAAAGAGCAGGGGGCGCCGGTCATTTCCATCGGTCGCTACGGCACCGGCAATAACTGGGGCATTTTTACGCCCGAGGGACAATCGGTGACGCTTGCACAGTTAAAAGGCAAGCGCATCGGCATTTATAACGACGCCTGGACCAAAGCACAGCTCTCGCTGATGTTAAAAAGCGCCGGTATGACGTTGGACGACATTCAGATGGTCGCCGCCGCCGACGATACCGTGCCGCTGCTATTGCAAAAACGGGTGGACGCAACGACCGGGATTACCAACGCCGAAGGGACGGAAATTGCGGTGGCTGGCAAGCAGACGCCGGAATTTATGCCCGCGACACGCCATGGCGTGCCGGATACGCCGATATTTATGTTCGCCGGCAATCAACGCTGGCTGGAAAAGAATCCTCAACTGGCGAAGGCGTTTATGCGCGCGACCGCGCGCAGTCTGCGCTATGCCATCGAGCACCCCGATGAAGCCACCGCCGCCTTCGCCGCTAAGTACAGCAAGTCTTATGACGAGAATTTCGTCAAACGCCAATGGCGCGACACAATGCAAGTGCTGGGCGCGCCCGGCGACGATCAACTAAAGCAAAATGATAAAGCCTGGCGTGATGTACTGGATGCAGCGACCTCGCTCGGGATTGTGAAAAGCGTCCTGCCGGTAGAGGAGTACTATACCAACGCCTATTTAGCGCAGGGGCAATGA
- the ompC gene encoding porin OmpC, which produces MKLQYLSVLVSAMVMAGSAGAAEVYNKDGNKLDLYGKLNGMRYMSGDDDKNGDRSFIRYGFRGETQLSDGLIGFGTWEHEVGLRHAESEGAKSTFTRLGFAGIKFDDAGSIDYGRNYGVLYDVGAWTDVMPEFGGDTTVTDNFLSGRANGVLTYRNTNFFGMMDGLNFALQYQGKNDSKEGDTTGRGLQEANGDGYGLSVTYDLGNGVSAGAAVSSSNRTLSQRSPTVARNQGKKAEAYAFGLKYDAYNLYLAALYSETRNMTPYGNFSSGLHGFAEKAHNLELVAQYQFDFGLRPSLGYLQSRIDGDQDGKSHDIKKYLEVGASYNFNKNMLTFIDYRINLLSKDDFTRAAQISTDNIVALGMTYMF; this is translated from the coding sequence ATGAAACTACAGTATCTGTCTGTACTCGTTTCGGCTATGGTGATGGCCGGCAGTGCCGGGGCCGCCGAAGTGTATAATAAAGACGGCAATAAACTGGATCTGTACGGCAAACTCAACGGCATGCGTTATATGTCCGGCGATGATGATAAAAACGGCGATCGTTCTTTCATTCGTTATGGTTTCCGTGGGGAAACCCAGCTTAGCGACGGGCTTATCGGATTCGGTACCTGGGAGCATGAAGTCGGGCTGCGCCACGCCGAAAGCGAAGGCGCGAAAAGTACCTTTACCCGCCTGGGTTTCGCCGGGATTAAGTTCGACGACGCGGGCAGCATTGACTACGGCCGGAACTACGGCGTGTTGTATGACGTCGGCGCCTGGACCGATGTGATGCCGGAATTCGGCGGCGATACCACCGTTACCGATAATTTCCTTTCCGGCCGCGCTAACGGCGTGCTCACCTATCGCAATACCAATTTCTTCGGGATGATGGATGGCCTGAACTTCGCGCTGCAATACCAGGGCAAAAACGACAGCAAGGAGGGGGATACCACCGGCCGCGGCCTCCAGGAGGCCAATGGCGATGGCTATGGCCTGTCCGTCACCTACGATTTGGGTAACGGCGTGTCCGCCGGTGCCGCCGTTAGCAGCAGCAACCGCACTCTGTCTCAGCGATCGCCGACGGTCGCGCGTAATCAGGGCAAAAAGGCTGAGGCCTACGCCTTCGGCCTGAAATATGACGCCTATAACCTCTACCTGGCCGCGCTGTACAGCGAAACCCGCAATATGACGCCCTACGGCAACTTCTCGAGCGGTTTACACGGCTTCGCTGAAAAGGCGCACAATCTCGAATTGGTGGCGCAATATCAGTTTGATTTTGGCCTGCGTCCCTCCCTCGGCTATCTGCAATCGCGCATTGACGGCGACCAAGACGGTAAGAGCCACGATATCAAAAAATACCTCGAGGTGGGCGCCAGCTACAACTTCAATAAGAACATGCTGACCTTCATCGATTACCGCATCAATCTGCTGTCTAAGGACGACTTTACCCGTGCCGCGCAGATCTCTACCGACAATATTGTCGCATTGGGTATGACCTATATGTTCTAA
- a CDS encoding glutathione S-transferase family protein → MYRLRTSPASPFGRKVALAAAATGLADRLVIEPADVNDPNDSLLEQNPLGKIPTLITPEGQTLFDSRVIIEFLDDKAGGGVVIPRDDSRWAILRQQALADGLMDAALLVVYEERYRPAEERSPGWVARQQERMARALDYAELHYTLAPGAKTPHVGEIALAAALGYLDLRFDGAWRQRYPKLLSWLNLFRQALPAYDATGGKTSV, encoded by the coding sequence ATGTACCGATTAAGAACGTCTCCGGCTTCGCCGTTTGGTCGCAAAGTTGCTTTGGCGGCGGCGGCAACCGGCCTTGCCGATCGGCTGGTTATCGAGCCGGCGGACGTCAATGATCCCAACGATAGCCTGCTTGAGCAAAATCCGTTGGGCAAAATTCCGACGCTCATCACGCCGGAGGGGCAGACGCTGTTTGACTCGCGCGTCATCATCGAATTCCTGGATGACAAAGCCGGCGGCGGCGTGGTAATTCCGCGCGACGATTCCCGCTGGGCGATTTTACGTCAGCAGGCGCTGGCGGACGGCCTGATGGATGCGGCGCTGCTGGTGGTCTATGAGGAGCGTTACCGCCCGGCTGAGGAACGTTCGCCGGGATGGGTCGCGCGCCAGCAGGAAAGGATGGCGCGCGCGCTCGATTACGCCGAATTACATTATACTCTTGCGCCGGGCGCCAAAACGCCGCACGTGGGGGAGATTGCCCTTGCCGCCGCGCTGGGCTACCTGGATTTGCGCTTTGACGGCGCCTGGCGCCAGCGCTATCCCAAGTTGCTCTCCTGGCTCAATCTGTTTCGTCAGGCGCTACCGGCCTATGACGCCACCGGCGGCAAAACGTCGGTGTGA
- a CDS encoding DUF4186 domain-containing protein, with protein MMQDERNQEQLWQRLQQSAFRRRFALNPRDDAYLRAKGMAVVLSHARDFIASRLAPALPAKDGKQTPWRGHPVFVAQHATATCCRGCLEKWYGIPRGVALTAAQQAFIVAMIALWLERRGGAT; from the coding sequence ATGATGCAAGACGAAAGGAATCAAGAACAGCTGTGGCAACGCCTACAGCAATCAGCCTTTCGGCGCCGTTTCGCCTTAAACCCGCGCGATGACGCTTATCTGCGCGCCAAGGGTATGGCGGTCGTGCTAAGCCATGCGCGGGATTTTATCGCCAGCCGGCTGGCGCCGGCGCTGCCGGCCAAAGACGGTAAGCAAACGCCGTGGCGGGGTCATCCGGTGTTTGTCGCCCAGCACGCCACCGCCACCTGTTGCCGCGGCTGTCTTGAGAAATGGTACGGCATACCGCGCGGCGTGGCGCTTACCGCGGCGCAGCAGGCCTTTATCGTGGCGATGATCGCGCTATGGCTGGAACGCCGCGGCGGCGCGACATAA